In Gottschalkia purinilytica, the genomic stretch GTAAAATCTCTTTTCTAGCTTCATTATTAGCTTTTTCTTGTACTTTTTCTATATTAGGTTTAGTTATATCATTTGCAAACGCTAGTAATCCTCCAGCAATTGAAGTAATTATTAACAATATAATTCCTAGTTTTGTAATTTCTTTCATACTACTTCACCTCCCCGAAAACCTTAGGACTAGTAAGTTTATCAATAAGTGGCGCCGCAACATTCATTAACATTATAGAATATGATACCCCTTCTGGATATCCGCCTTTAAGTCTTATAACAGCAGTTAATATTCCTGCTCCTATTCCAAATATAATTTGTCCTTTAGGTGTAACAGGTGATGATGAATAGTCTGTTGCCATATAGAAAGCGCCTAGTATAAGTCCACCTGCAAAAACATGGTACATAGTGTTAGTAAGTCCAGTACCACCAAATAGTAATAATATGATTACAGTAGTTCCTATATAAGAGAAAGGAATTCTCCAATTAATAACTCCTCTATAAAATAAATATGCTGCACCTATTAATAGTAAAAGTGCCGATGTTTCTCCTAATGATCCTCCTATATTTCCAATGAATACATTCCATAATGATGGAAGATTACCTACTACTTCTCCACCTTTTAATATAGCTAAAGGTGTAGCTGTACTAATTGCATCTGGTCCTGGAGTCGTCCATGTTGTCATTATAACTGGCCATGATGCTAAAAGCATACCCCTAGCAGCTAAAGCCGGGTTAATAAAGTTATGTCCAAGACCTCCAAAAGCTTGCTTTACTATTCCTATAGCAAAAACAGATCCTATTACAGGTATCCACCATGGTGCTGATGCAGGTATATTGAATGCTAGAAGAAGTCCTGTAACTACTGCACTTAAATCTCTTATTGTTACTGATCTTTTCATAGCCTTTTGAACAATAGCCTCTGTTACAACAGCTGATACAACTGCAAGTACTATTAATTTTACAGCTGCAAACCTAAAGAAATAAATACTTCCTAGTGTAGCTGGTAAAAGTGCAATTAAAACATCTAACATTATTCTCGAAACTGTTTCATTCGATTTAATGTGTGGAGAAGATGTTGCTATTAATCTATTCTCCATTTATATCCCTCCTACTGATTAGATTTTCTTTTTCTATTTGCAAGCTCTTTTTTAGCAACTCTTACTGAATGTAGAAGTGGGCGTTTTGAAGGACATACGAATGAACAACAACCACATTCTATACAATTAGAAACATGATATGCTTCTGTTTCTTCAAACATTCCTTTAAGTGATAGTTGACTAATAAATAATGGCTGTATA encodes the following:
- a CDS encoding RnfABCDGE type electron transport complex subunit D, which encodes MENRLIATSSPHIKSNETVSRIMLDVLIALLPATLGSIYFFRFAAVKLIVLAVVSAVVTEAIVQKAMKRSVTIRDLSAVVTGLLLAFNIPASAPWWIPVIGSVFAIGIVKQAFGGLGHNFINPALAARGMLLASWPVIMTTWTTPGPDAISTATPLAILKGGEVVGNLPSLWNVFIGNIGGSLGETSALLLLIGAAYLFYRGVINWRIPFSYIGTTVIILLLFGGTGLTNTMYHVFAGGLILGAFYMATDYSSSPVTPKGQIIFGIGAGILTAVIRLKGGYPEGVSYSIMLMNVAAPLIDKLTSPKVFGEVK